One genomic window of Bacteroidales bacterium includes the following:
- the rpsD gene encoding 30S ribosomal protein S4: MARYKGPKTRIARKFGEPIYGPDKVFERKKHQPGMHGVNRRRKTTEYGVQLREKQKAKYTYGVLERQFRRYFGMAIRKKGVTGEVLLQILESRLDNIVYRLGIAPTRDAARQLVSHRHILVNNRVSNIPSMILKPGDLVSVRERSKSLEVVTNSLAHANHTKYPWLEWDATTMTGKYVMLPEREAIPENIKEQLIVELYSK, translated from the coding sequence ATGGCAAGATATAAAGGACCTAAAACACGCATAGCTAGAAAATTCGGTGAACCTATATACGGACCCGATAAAGTATTTGAACGCAAAAAACATCAACCTGGAATGCACGGCGTTAACCGTCGTAGAAAAACAACAGAATATGGTGTTCAGTTAAGAGAAAAACAAAAAGCAAAATATACCTACGGAGTTTTAGAACGTCAATTCCGTAGATATTTCGGCATGGCTATACGCAAAAAAGGCGTTACAGGTGAAGTATTATTACAAATACTCGAATCACGTTTAGATAATATAGTATATCGTTTAGGAATTGCACCAACGCGCGATGCAGCTCGTCAACTTGTTAGCCATCGTCACATATTAGTAAACAATAGAGTTTCTAATATCCCTTCAATGATATTAAAACCTGGTGATTTGGTATCTGTTCGTGAACGTTCAAAATCATTAGAAGTTGTTACAAATTCACTTGCTCATGCCAATCATACTAAATATCCATGGTTAGAATGGGATGCTACAACAATGACCGGTAAATATGTAATGTTACCCGAACGTGAAGCTATCCCCGAAAATATTAAAGAACAACTTATCGTCGAATTGTATTCAAAATAA
- the rpsK gene encoding 30S ribosomal protein S11, translated as MAKKTAKVTKKKNVKVEAVGQAHIHTSFNNVIVSLTNNDGEVISWSSAGKNGFRGSKKNTPYAAQVAAEESAKIAYDLGLRKVKVFVKGPGAGRESAIRSIASVGIEVTEIIDVTPLPHNGCRPPKRRRV; from the coding sequence AAAAAAATGTTAAAGTTGAAGCAGTTGGACAAGCACACATCCATACTTCTTTCAACAACGTAATCGTTAGCCTAACAAACAATGATGGCGAAGTTATTTCGTGGTCATCAGCAGGTAAAAACGGATTCAGAGGCTCAAAAAAGAACACTCCTTATGCTGCACAAGTAGCAGCTGAAGAAAGTGCTAAAATAGCTTACGATTTAGGATTACGTAAAGTAAAAGTATTCGTTAAAGGACCTGGAGCTGGACGTGAATCTGCTATTCGTTCTATCGCATCAGTTGGAATAGAAGTTACTGAAATCATTGACGTTACTCCATTACCCCATAATGGTTGTCGTCCTCCAAAAAGAAGAAGAGTATAG
- a CDS encoding DNA-directed RNA polymerase subunit alpha, giving the protein MAILAFQKPDKVLMLESTDKHGKFEFRPLEPGYGLTVGNALRRVLLSSLEGYAITRVKIDGVDHEFSTIKGVVEDVTEIILNLKQVRFKRQLDGIDNEVINITISGQDTFKAGDITRFLTSFTVLNPELEICHMEPNVKLHLTLWINKGRGYVTAEENKTDDMEIGIIPMDSIFTPIKNVKYYVENVRVEQKTDFEKLIIEIDTDGSILPLDALKEAAKILIYHFMLFSDEKIGFEHDEQLDNDEFDEETLRMRQLLKTKLTDMDLSVRALNCLKSADIETLGELVTFNKNDLLKFRNFGKKSLTELEDLLTNMGLMFGMDISKYKLDKD; this is encoded by the coding sequence ATGGCAATACTTGCTTTCCAAAAACCTGATAAAGTTTTAATGCTCGAGTCTACCGACAAGCACGGAAAATTCGAATTCCGTCCTTTAGAGCCTGGATACGGATTAACGGTCGGTAATGCGCTCAGAAGAGTATTACTTTCATCATTAGAAGGTTATGCAATTACACGCGTGAAAATTGATGGAGTTGACCATGAATTTTCTACTATAAAAGGGGTAGTTGAAGATGTAACTGAAATAATTTTAAACCTAAAACAAGTTCGTTTTAAAAGACAATTGGATGGTATTGATAATGAAGTTATCAATATTACCATAAGCGGACAAGATACTTTTAAGGCTGGTGATATAACCCGATTTTTGACCAGTTTTACTGTTTTAAATCCAGAATTGGAAATATGCCATATGGAACCCAATGTTAAGTTACATTTAACATTGTGGATCAATAAAGGAAGAGGTTATGTTACTGCCGAAGAAAACAAAACCGACGACATGGAAATCGGCATCATTCCAATGGATTCTATCTTTACTCCTATTAAGAATGTTAAATATTACGTTGAAAATGTTCGCGTTGAACAAAAAACCGATTTCGAAAAGCTTATTATAGAAATAGATACCGACGGTTCAATACTCCCTTTAGATGCTTTAAAAGAAGCAGCAAAGATTTTAATTTATCATTTTATGTTATTCTCCGATGAAAAAATCGGATTTGAACATGATGAACAGCTCGATAACGACGAATTCGACGAAGAAACACTCCGGATGCGTCAGTTATTAAAAACTAAATTAACAGATATGGATTTATCGGTAAGAGCACTTAACTGCTTAAAATCAGCCGATATTGAAACGTTGGGTGAATTAGTAACCTTTAATAAGAACGATTTATTAAAGTTTAGAAATTTTGGTAAAAAATCATTAACTGAACTTGAGGACCTTTTAACTAATATGGGACTAATGTTCGGTATGGATATTTCTAAGTATAAATTAGACAAAGATTAA
- the rplQ gene encoding 50S ribosomal protein L17, producing the protein MRHGKKINHLGRTSSHRKAMLANMAVSLILHKGITTTVAKAKALRTFVEPLITKSKEDTTANRRHVFSSLKDKKAVSELFKEISKKVADRPGGYTRILKLESRPGDNAKLCRIELVDYNENMLSAKTETTKAKKPRTRRAGGAKKKATTNSENTAADNNDTNTQE; encoded by the coding sequence ATGAGACACGGAAAGAAAATTAATCATTTAGGAAGAACCAGTTCGCACCGTAAGGCTATGTTAGCCAATATGGCTGTTTCTCTTATTCTTCATAAAGGAATTACTACAACGGTAGCAAAAGCAAAGGCTTTGAGAACTTTTGTTGAGCCTTTAATTACAAAATCTAAAGAAGATACCACAGCGAATAGACGCCATGTATTCAGCAGCTTAAAAGATAAAAAAGCTGTTAGCGAATTGTTTAAGGAAATTTCAAAAAAGGTTGCTGATAGACCAGGTGGATATACACGTATTTTAAAACTGGAATCAAGACCTGGTGATAATGCAAAACTGTGTAGAATCGAATTAGTTGATTACAATGAAAATATGTTATCAGCTAAAACAGAAACAACAAAAGCTAAGAAACCACGTACTCGACGTGCTGGTGGAGCTAAGAAAAAAGCTACAACTAATTCAGAAAATACGGCTGCTGATAATAACGACACAAACACACAAGAATAA